In one Heteronotia binoei isolate CCM8104 ecotype False Entrance Well chromosome 1, APGP_CSIRO_Hbin_v1, whole genome shotgun sequence genomic region, the following are encoded:
- the LOC132588682 gene encoding beta-keratin-related protein-like, producing MPGYCGPEFAVPSVASTPTVGFGSARLGWGNLGCGYGGLGYGYGGLGLAHGGLGYGLGWAHGPAIAETSGSLGTLAGVNPSCINQIPPAEVVVQPPPVVLTLPGPILSATGEPVTVGGNAPCAISGTGVAGLGSYGGFGGQYGGWGWGSRLGLRRGSWIGKRSLLGRRGSIC from the coding sequence ATGCCTGGCTACTGTGGTCCAGAGTTCGCTGTTCCATCCGTTGCCTCCACTCCAACAGTTGGCTTTGGATCTGCACGGCTTGGCTGGGGAAACCTTGGCTGTGGGTATGGAGGTCTCGGCTATGGCTATGGAGGTCTCGGCCTTGCACATGGAGGTCTGGGTTACGGTCTCGGCTGGGCCCATGGTCCTGCCATAGCTGAAACTTCCGGCAGTCTGGGCACCCTGGCTGGAGTCAACCCTTCCTGCATCAACCAGATCCCACCCGCAGAAGTCGTGGTCCAGCCACCACCTGTTGTCCTGACCCTCCCAGGACCCATCCTCTCTGCCACTGGGGAACCAGTTACTGTGGGAGGCAATGCTCCATGTGCCATTAGCGGCACTGGGGTGGCAGGACTAGGCTCCTATGGGGGGTTCGGAGGCCAATATGGAGGCTGGGGCTGGGGTTCCCGTTTAGGCCTGAGGAGGGGTTCATGGATTGGGAAAAGGTCTCTCCTGGGACGTCGCGGCAGCATCTGTTGA
- the LOC132584850 gene encoding feather keratin Cos1-1/Cos1-3/Cos2-1-like produces MCSYGCLPCSSGSLTPCGVVSGLSPSCVNQLPPAEVVIQPPAVILTIPGPILTASCDPVSVGGCTPCIPSCPPRCMPRRSSCNPCKPC; encoded by the coding sequence ATGTGCTCCTACGGATGTCTGCCATGCAGCTCGGGATCTCTGACTCCTTGCGGCGTAGTGAGCGGCCTTAGCCCTTCCTGCGTCAATCAGCTACCCCCCGCGGAGGTGGTGATCCAGCCACCGGCAGTCATCTTGACGATCCCGGGGCCCATCCTCACTGCCAGCTGCGATCCTGTTTCCGTGGGCGGCTGCACACCTTGCATCCCCAGTTGTCCCCCGCGGTGCATGCCGAGACGGTCATCCTGCAACCCGTGTAAACCTTGCTAA